The proteins below are encoded in one region of Paramisgurnus dabryanus chromosome 2, PD_genome_1.1, whole genome shotgun sequence:
- the LOC135783456 gene encoding E3 ubiquitin-protein ligase TRIM39-like has translation MAESSPTSPKPRRTRRKSIDEPPYLSSSSVSLSEELQCCICLDVFSDPVTTPCGHNFCRICLKQCWENSQIYSCPYCKETFSKRPELKINTTLREITLIFKEKFSLRRSEVLCDICDERKLKALKSCLTCQASYCETHLEPHQRVMNLKKHKLLDPVENIKDYICEKHERPLELFCRNDQTCVCVFCNDGDHKNHNTVPLEEESKEKKTQLMKTQTDIQQMIQKRIKKIQDIKHSAELRKRSREQEKAASVELFSDLIRSIERCQTELLEMMEEEQKAEEKQDEDLIKDLEQEITELKWRDSELEKIKHSEDHLHLVQIDSSSMYRAPDMKNWSEISMTTHVSVETLRRALTQLQETLNEKLTQTVLMKMQQYAVDVTLDPDTAHPNLILSEDRKQVKHGDIKHELPDNPERFDRFVCVLGKEGFTSGRFYFEVQVKDKTNWTLGVARESINRKGSITLSPQNGFWTVMLRNENEYLACDDPPVSLCLKVKPQKVGVFVDYEEGLVCFYDVESRSHIYSFTDQTFTQKLFPLLSPSLNYKGKNSAPLIISPVHNK, from the exons ATGGCAGAATCTTCACCAACATCACCAAAACCAAGACGGACCAGAAGAAAGAGTATTGATGAACCACCAT ATCTGTCATCCTCCAGTGTTTCTCTGTCTGAAGAGCTtcagtgttgtatttgtctGGATGTGTTCAGTGATCCAGTCACCACTCCATGTGGACACAACTTCTGCAGGATCTGTCTGAAACAGTGCTGGGAAAACAGTCAGATCTACAGCTGTCCATACTGTAAAGAAACATTCAGTAAAAGACCAGAGCTCAAGATCAACACAACACTTAGAGAGATCACGCTGATCTTTAAAGAAAAGTTCAGTCTGAGAAGATCTGAAGTCCTCTGTGACATCTGTGATGAAAGAAAACTGAAAGCCCTGAAGTCCTGCCTAACATGTCAGGCATCTTACTGTGAAACTCATCTGGAGCCTCACCAGAGAGTCATGAACTTAAAGAAACACAAACTGCTGGATCCTGTGGAGAATATAAAGGACTATATATGTGAGAAACATGAGAGACCTCTGGAGCTCTTCTGTAGAAATGATCagacatgtgtttgtgtgttttgtaatGATGGAGATCACAAGAATCACAACACTGTTCCTCTAGAGGAGGAGAGTAAAGAGAAGAAG ACTCAACTGAtgaagacacagacagacattcAGCAGATGATCCAGAAGAGAATCAAGAAGATTCAAGACATCAAACACTCAGCAGAACTCAGAAAA AGAAGCAGAGAGCAGGAGAAAGCAGCGAGTGTTGAGCTCTTCAGTGATCTGATCAGATCCATTGAGAGATGTCAGACTGAGCTGCTGGAGATGATGGAGGAGGAACAGAAAGCAGAAGAGAAACAGGATGAAGATCTCATTAAAGATCTGGAGCAGGAGATCACTGAGCTGAAGTGGAGAGACAGTGAGCTGGAGAAGATCAAACACAGTGAAGATCATCTTCATCTCGttcag ATTGACTCATCATCCATGTACAGAGCTCCAGACATGAAGAACTGGTCTGAGATCAGTATGACGACTCATGTGAGTGTGGAGACTCTGAGGAGAGCTCTGACTCAACTACAGGAGACTCTCAATGAGAAACTCACTCAAACTG TGTTGATGAAGATGCAGCAGTATGCAG TGGATGTGACTCTGGATCCTGATACAGCTCATCCAAATCTCATCCTGTCTGAAGATAGAAAACAAGTGAAACATGGAGACATTAAACATGAACTCCCAGATAATCCAGAGAGATTTGATAGGTTTGTCTGTGTCCTGGGAAAAGAGGGATTCACCTCAGGGAGATTTTATTTTGAGGTTCAGGTGAAGGACAAAACTAATTGGACTTTAGGAGTGGCCAGAGAATCTATTAACAGAAAGGGATCGATCACACTGTCTCCTCAGAATGGATTCTGGACTGTGATGCTGAGGAATGAGAATGAATATTTGGCCTGTGATGATCCTCCCGTCTCTCTGTGTCTGAAAGTGAAACCACAGAAGGTCGGGGTGTTTGTGGATTATGAGGAGGGTTTGGTTTGTTTTTATGATGTAGAGTCCAGGTCTCATATCTACTCTTTCACTGATCAAACTTTCACTCAGAAACTCTTTCCATTATTAAGTCCATCTCTTAATTATAAAGGTAAAAATTCAGCTCCTCTGATCATCTCACCTGTTCACAACAAATGA